In Helicobacter anatolicus, the sequence GGATCATAAAATTAGAAAATTTTTGAAGAAAGAACTTTACTATGCTGGTGTAAGTGAGATTATTATTGAACGCGCAGCTAAAAAAATCAGAGTAACTGTGGTTGCTGCAAGACCTGGTTTGATTATCGGCAAAAAAGGTGCAGATATTGAAAAAGTAAAAGATTCTTTAAAGGCAATTATTCATAAAGAAGTGGCAATTAATATTAAAGAAGTTAAAAGACCACAAGCAAATGCACAATTAGCAGCAGAAAATGTTGCAATTCAATTGGAAAAAAGGGTTGCTTTTAGACGCGCTATGAAAAAAGTAATGCAAAGTGCAATGAAATCTGGTGCAAAAGGTATTAAAGTTAAGGTATCTGGGAGATTGGCAGGTGCTGAAATGGCAAGAACTGAGTGGTATATGGAAGGAAGAGTTCCGCTACATACTTTGCGTGCTAAGATTGATTATGGTTTTGCAGAAGCAATGACTACCTATGGAATCATTGGTGTAAAAGTTTGGATTTTTAGAGGAGAAGTTCTTCAAAAGGGTATTCAACCTGAAAGAAGAGAAGAAGCTCAAGATAGAGAACCTAAAAAAACTAGAAGAGGGAGACAATAATTATGTTGATGCCTAAAAGAACGAAATATAGAAAGCAAATGAAAGGCAGAAATAGAGGAAAGTCTTTC encodes:
- the rpsC gene encoding 30S ribosomal protein S3, producing MGQKVNPIGLRLGINRNWTSRWFPSTQSAPANIAEDHKIRKFLKKELYYAGVSEIIIERAAKKIRVTVVAARPGLIIGKKGADIEKVKDSLKAIIHKEVAINIKEVKRPQANAQLAAENVAIQLEKRVAFRRAMKKVMQSAMKSGAKGIKVKVSGRLAGAEMARTEWYMEGRVPLHTLRAKIDYGFAEAMTTYGIIGVKVWIFRGEVLQKGIQPERREEAQDREPKKTRRGRQ